A window of Ananas comosus cultivar F153 linkage group 11, ASM154086v1, whole genome shotgun sequence genomic DNA:
GCCTGATTACCCTCGACTTCCTATGCCACAAATCTTGGGAGAAGCCCGATTACCCTCGACTCCCTATGCCATACTTAGGGATGTCCATTGCTTTCAACTCCACATGCCCACCGATTGGAGAGAAGTCCGATTGCTCTCAATTCTCCATGAGGTGTTTATTATGGAAATGCAACCAAACTAGAAAGTTGATTAAGGATATGAAATGATTTGGGACAATCATGTAGGCCAATGACATTACTTTATCATTGTGACATATTGTTATTCAGTTGCGGCATAGTAGTTGTACTTTCCCTTTTGCATTTTTATTATAGAAATAAtagtttcatttatttctaGTATTTTGCTAATATCTTTTTTGGATCGAGTGAGTATAGAGTGTCACTTTTGGTGATCACATCTACTGGAAACTTATTTTAAATGTTTACCCAATTATTGTTATTGTATTTTAAAGCCATCCTCTGCCAGTAAGACACgtgaccgcggcaagggcgttaTGAATTAGATAGGCCGTGGCTAGTTGGTCTAGAGGGTACCCATTTTGTATGAACAACACGATGTATATTTTGGGGTTAATATGTTATAAACTCTAAGATGTGGAATTGTAATAGTTTCAATTAAAAGTCTAGTTACTCTGATGCTTTATTGTACCTATATCTCGTATGTTTTATAAGTTGGTGTATGTTTAAGAGCCATCCATGAGGTGTTTTAGGAGCATATATTAGTGGGTGTAGTGGAAAATATGTGTTGAGTTGGATTTTCTTGACCCTCGagttttcttcttctatttaAACCTTTGTTTGTAAGCTTGTAATCCATGAAGTTTTGAATGAAATTATTTGTTTCTTTCACTACATTATTGTAGCAAATTTTATTAGCGAGCATTAATCTATTTAAAAAAGCTACTTCCACCCTAAAAAACAAGGCTTAACataggctatgcaagcaaaatCATGCAAAAACTCTTCAGCTTGTGAAGAGTTTATTAATAAACTCACCAGGAATTGTAATGTCACCTTAGACAAGAGAAAAGTATCTTCAATGATTAATTGCAAAGGGGCACATGACATGATGAGCACTTATATGCATGAAAAATTTACAACATTTTTGGAGATAATAATCTCACTAAGCTTCAAAACTATATACAAGCATTTGTAtgtatctttccttgctccctGACAgcatcttctttctctttctctttctctttcctctgCAAGGATCAACTCCTAATGGTGGGATGTTGGACTTGTTAGTTCCCTCAAGTTCTCAAGCTTCTCTATATAGGAAAATTTCTTGTTAGTCACAGTGTTAGGGGGACTTTTTCATCATCAAATTTCCATTTTCTAGCTTCAACATGTCCTCCAAGTTACCTGATGATTCCTTCTTCTTCGCTTCGGTATCTTGGTCCAAGTGCCAGCCCATGAAGTCCGACAGCGTCATTGAAGCAGGCGCCTCCATTTTGTTTAGCTTCTCGATCTCTTCTTGTGGATCTAGAGCTTTTACGGTACCTGAAATCGTCTCCGAATTTGTTAAGCAAGGCCGCCTCTTTGACTCTCTGAGGGTCGGGTCTCGTGCAAGAGAATCGGCGTAGAGCACATCTTCTATTCGGGATATTACGGTGAAAGCTAAACTCTCGAGAATCCTTGAATAGCCCTCCAAAATGGAGTATCCAACATCCTAAAAGAAAACAAGCAATAGAACCGGCATAAACGAATGCAAGAAAATTCCATCACGAAAACATGTCATTTGCATCACTTTAAAATCATGCTACGACAACTCAATACCCTGCATCAGGGACTCAAAGCTGTGCATAATGATCGTGTAGTAGAGGAGCGGTTTTGTCAAAAGTGAGCTATGAAAGAAtacattttagaaagaaaaaaagtggaCTCTTTGCGCATGAAATACCCTGTTGACAAAATAAATTAGCATTGGAGAAAGAATGCTCGTCCATACCTTGTTGTATTGGATCTTGCTTATGTCGAGGGCCGACTGAGGAATACCAGGGAACCTGTGCTTGAGGATGAGCAAGATAGTCTCTGCTCTCTCTTCGAACTGCTCCCTCTTCTCTAAGCTGACGGCTGAGCCCCATGGGGATTTGGCATCTTTGTTATGCATCTTCCTCCTCCAAATGATGATAGACGCCTCTATTTTATTCTTGAGATCTAGGATCTTGTGCTCCGTCGACAAGTCTATTGACGATAGGAACTCCTCAGGATCGAAAACATCGACTGTTATACTTCGGTATAATGAATCACCAAGACTGGCCCTTCCGTTCTATCACATGAACAATAAGTCAATATCAATACAATACAGCATAaactgagagaaaaaaaaaaggtacttaGCTCTCGTCGTAAGTTATGACGGGTATAGATGGACGACAATGAACAAAATGCTTGCCATAGCATCAATGAACATGTAAGCTCACCTTCGTTAGGAGTGCAGTAAAATCAAGGGAAATATCTTTGGACCCCCTGAACTTTTAAGCTGATTACCAAATGCCATTTTAAAAGCTTGATTTCAATATAATCATTTTCATCGACCACATGCTTATTATTTCTATCAAATTATATGTAACAAATATAAACTTGTAAATATCATGTGACATTAGAGAGCTCCGAACTTATGCCTGCTCTTTTAATGCCTGGATAACTCTACGAGAATTAAACCAAATTGCTTCATGCTATTGacttctattaaaaattcaagagATGGTTAATTGAAATGGTCAAATTGATCATACTATTTATTTAGATATAGAAAATGTAGATGGTCATTGATAATTGGCCAAAATCTCAAGGTGGGGTCATCACAAAAAATATGGCAAAGTTTCTGCTTGATAAGAAGACAAAAGATAGAATAAACAAGATTGCAGATATAGCATAGTTTCATATTTGAATCCTTATCCGAGAGTAGCTTAGGTACAATTAACATGTCAATAGGTCGTCTATGTCTCGTTTATGCAATGTTGGTTTAAACAAGAAATTGCAGCAGATAAGATAAGCACTGTTGCCAGATCTTTTTAAAGGCTCTACCTTAGGAAGGGATTCGATATAGGCTTCTGGAATCTCCATTTCCATGAGAACATTAGCATTTATAGCCATGGCCGCCTTAAGCACTTGGTTGACCAGCTCCTTCTGATACTGAAGCCATTTTGTTGACACTTCAGATAGCCCGTTTGGAGGAACTTTAACAGTCGGTAGCCACCACTTGTCATCCTTCCTCTGTGCATTACCCTTCTCGGATTCGTCAGCATCTCTCGACAAATACCAGAACTCATTATGGTCCTTGAAATTGTCGAGGTATTCCTGTTCAATTACCCAAAAAAATGTCAATATAGATAAGAACtgttaaataaaattaggaGTAAATAGTAGAGATAGTCCCTGAACTTGTGGTAAATTGCAATTCAATCCCTAATCTTTTGTGTACCCAAATCAATTCTTGGCTTGCCTAGTTTCCTATTGTCATCTTTGGATTTGTTTAGGGCTCCAATTTCCAAATGATTATCATTTATTACTTTGTGTGCAATGCTCCCAGAAAGGGTTTGAATAATCAAAAACGAACCAGAGATGACAGTGCAAAAAAATAGGTATTTACTTGTGAGGTTTAGGgagaaaactttaatttgttaaatgttcAGGGCTACGAGTACAATTTACCCCAAGTTTAGCAATGAGTACAACATATACTTGTAGCAGTCCTTACAATGAGCATGGCGTCGAGCTTGCGCAAAGCTGGGATATTCATGTGAAGATCTTTCCGTTGCTGAGTTACCATTATCTGTAAAGGAGGAAAGGAGATAGAGGATAGAAAATCTTGAGGATGTAAGTGATTTATAGTAATTAAAATTGCTTGAAGTAcacatcaaaataattaaaatgaaaattgagttatggTATGACCTCCATGTTAGTTCCATCCTTAGAAACTTGTTGTGAAGGAACAAATTCTACAATATGATCGGTGACGGATAAAAGCCAATCAATTTCTTTCCGCCATCTTTGTTTCCTCTCTGCCGACATAGGCTCTAATCGCCATTGCTCTCCAAACACAGAAGCTGATTAAtcgaaattaaaaaaagaaatgttagAGCAAAATGAATTAAGAACTGCTAGACTAGCGACAGGATTGCTACGATAATaccgaaagaaaagaaaaaagaaccaaCCTTGCCTCTttaaaagataagaaaataaaGCTTATAAGGTGAAGCCCATGTGGAAACATTGGCTTTACAAAACAAATCCTTATCAATAATACACCTTATAACCAGAGAAAATCATAATTCTATCCCTTGTGTTGCCTAAAAGTTCTCTATCACTTcccatagtatatatatatatatatatatatacacacacacataggaGTACTCACTGCATAACAAATGTGTTGCATCTGTACAAAGTGAGGTGTCTACTTGAGACGTGTAAACAAGAGTTCGAACAAATCGTTCATTTGCAAAGCGTTTTACATTTAAGACACGCAACAATGGAAATTTCTTATGCCAAAGAGACTAATTACATCTTAATTTCAAATCGATACGGTAAAATATGTCATTTCGGTAATCacgccatctctctctctcccccacgcCAACTTACGCAccaaattttgtttcttttgtttgtttattagAGGGATTTCTGTCCATTCGCCAAAAGAAGAAATTCAAACTTACATAATGGAAGGACAATATGAAGGAAAAAtacatgaattaaaaaaaaagaaaaagattgatAATACCTGCAAGATTGGTGATGGCATTGGACAAAGCCAAAGCCGAGGAAACCCCTTTGCCGGAACCCGACATGTCTTCACCGAGAAGCAGCTTCGCGAACCTCTCCTTCATCAACTCCATATCTACAATGCAATTATCTCTATAATTCTGGCACGAACGAAATCAAAATTCGCTACTTAAAAAATCCCGATCCAACATCAGTCTCAATATCTTACCCGAAGGATGCCCATTGCATCCTCCATCTTTCTTCAGCCTTGATCTCGGCACGTGGTCGGACGATCGGTCGAGCGCGCTGCCTATAATCTGGGCCTCCAAAGGCTTGCCCGGGCTCCTCGATCCTTGGCTTCGCGACAACATCTTATCGTCCACCACCGACGACCCATTGCTTTCTAGAATCAAGCTATGAGCCTTTCGCTCCGAATGCTCAAACATCCCTTTCCCTTGCAGGAACCTTTCTAGGCTATATCCTCTCTTCAGGAACCGAACCATCAAAAACGAACAGTTGCCCAATTCGGATCAAGAGAAGGCAACAATGTCATGCCTCATAAAGAACAAGGCAATACGTCGAACACCTTACGGGCGCCATCGCGAGGGGCCGCAAAAACGCAACCTTTCTTGTTCTACACAATGCAACAGGGTGGAGGAGGATAAGAACCCTACTTGTGAATTGATTCAATGAgaattttgaaatgttttttGAAGAGCTCAGAAGAGGGAGAAAGGGATTATCAAAGCTCCCAATTATACAACTAAGGGCGTGATTTTGGGAATTTGGGGGGTTCCCTGTGTTGATTTTAGTAGCTCTAACTCTTTGGAAATTTTGTtgcttctttgtttcttttgggGGTATATTCTTGTGTGTGAGGAAGATGAAAGGGGATGTGAGGTGCAGGTTGAATAGAAAGTGATCTCTATCTATTTTTGGCATGCGTTTTCTTGCGAGAAATATTTTTAGCATGCTTCAGTTTGGGAAGTTTTGAGGGTGTTAGAAAGCCCGGGAAACGTGGATTCGTGGTAGCTTCTGTAGTGTTTACCGTTGCAGGTAAGCGTTCGTTTTGCCtgcatatttattatttatgagcAATGCTACAAATATATTCTAAAGCAATGTGTACATTTTACACCCATTTTATTCTAAGATTATTCTTTGttgcattaattttttaaaattttgttaaaaattaatttattttttatcaatcaTAGGATTGCGGGTATGGGCCCGTTTGGCCTGAATTCTGGAAAAGTGATTTATGcggaattgattttgatttagagaagtgattttggttaaaagctgtagagcgtttgacTGGATTTAGATAAAAGttatttttctgaagtgattttgtaaaacTACTGTTTGgccaaaaaattttgatatttgtatttaataattttttttactaaattttattttaaaataatttaaaatatgaattaagatttaaaatttgtacaaaatttaaaatttaatattttaatttaaaaaataattttgaaatttaaaaatttaaaacttaaaatttcaatttttaaagctaaatataaatttttaatttaaaatttaaaatttaaaattaaatttgaaatttaaaattttcaaatttaaaattttaaaattaaaaaataaattcaaaaattaaaatttaaaattaaatttaaatttagactttgaatccaaaattaaaaatttaaaaataaatttaaatttaaactttgaatcaaaaattaaaataaaaattaaaagtttgagtccaaaatcaaaatcaggtTTCAAGAAGCAGGTTTTAGCTGTTTCTAATTTTAGGCTtcgaaaatcaaaatcaaattttaaaaacgaGATTGCCAAATGTTCTATTAAGCCGAAAATTACTTTTAAGCCCAGAATCACTTTCAAAaattaggccaaacaccccctataAGATGGACACCCTTTTTTGGGTGTACAAGAAGCATTTTCTTTTTGTATGGGGCAATTTCACTTATGCCCACCTAAAGTTCTGAATTTTTATTGATGCTCtttcaatttttgaaatttcatcAATAACCCTTCAAATGTTAATATGTTTCATGATTATTCCTTCTCATTAACATCTGTGAACATCCGTCAATTTAAAATAGAATGTTACTATTTTACCCCTACTTTTGAGCATTTTTCATAAGAATTAATTAGTTAAAGATAGAAAAATTACTTTCACTTATAACTTTGCTATAAATATCTTTATAATTATGgctatctcaaattctcaataTTAGTctttgaaatatataatttcttacaAACATATTGCCATTAAAAAGATATGAAGACCCCTCGGCTATGAATTCTTATGATTTAATCCccataactttaaattttacttattaaactaaataaagatataaataattactttatatattatatggatattctatcttaaattttttaagtaataactttttttataaaatgtgcTAAATGAGTTAGTTCAACATTATTTTAGTTTAGATAGCTCAGTTTATaacgtaaaattttatttggattaGTGTCAAGTTATAAGTTTGTTAACCATTTTGTTTGACTTTcttcatattttataaaatttttagtttgatttttttatattaatttagatTTGGAAGTTTTTT
This region includes:
- the LOC109716966 gene encoding rho guanine nucleotide exchange factor 8-like isoform X2, coding for MVRFLKRGYSLERFLQGKGMFEHSERKAHSLILESNGSSVVDDKMLSRSQGSRSPGKPLEAQIIGSALDRSSDHVPRSRLKKDGGCNGHPSDMELMKERFAKLLLGEDMSGSGKGVSSALALSNAITNLAASVFGEQWRLEPMSAERKQRWRKEIDWLLSVTDHIVEFVPSQQVSKDGTNMEIMVTQQRKDLHMNIPALRKLDAMLIEYLDNFKDHNEFWYLSRDADESEKGNAQRKDDKWWLPTVKVPPNGLSEVSTKWLQYQKELVNQVLKAAMAINANVLMEMEIPEAYIESLPKNGRASLGDSLYRSITVDVFDPEEFLSSIDLSTEHKILDLKNKIEASIIIWRRKMHNKDAKSPWGSAVSLEKREQFEERAETILLILKHRFPGIPQSALDISKIQYNKDVGYSILEGYSRILESLAFTVISRIEDVLYADSLARDPTLRESKRRPCLTNSETISGTVKALDPQEEIEKLNKMEAPASMTLSDFMGWHLDQDTEAKKKESSEKLENLRELTSPTSHH
- the LOC109716966 gene encoding rho guanine nucleotide exchange factor 8-like isoform X1, coding for MVRFLKRGYSLERFLQGKGMFEHSERKAHSLILESNGSSVVDDKMLSRSQGSRSPGKPLEAQIIGSALDRSSDHVPRSRLKKDGGCNGHPSDMELMKERFAKLLLGEDMSGSGKGVSSALALSNAITNLAASVFGEQWRLEPMSAERKQRWRKEIDWLLSVTDHIVEFVPSQQVSKDGTNMEIMVTQQRKDLHMNIPALRKLDAMLIEYLDNFKDHNEFWYLSRDADESEKGNAQRKDDKWWLPTVKVPPNGLSEVSTKWLQYQKELVNQVLKAAMAINANVLMEMEIPEAYIESLPKNGRASLGDSLYRSITVDVFDPEEFLSSIDLSTEHKILDLKNKIEASIIIWRRKMHNKDAKSPWGSAVSLEKREQFEERAETILLILKHRFPGIPQSALDISKIQYNKDVGYSILEGYSRILESLAFTVISRIEDVLYADSLARDPTLRESKRRPCLTNSETISGTVKALDPQEEIEKLNKMEAPASMTLSDFMGWHLDQDTEAKKKESSGNLEDMLKLENGNLMMKKSP